The Lolium perenne isolate Kyuss_39 chromosome 6, Kyuss_2.0, whole genome shotgun sequence genome segment aatacttccattaTTTTCTCAATATAATCAGAAAATATAGCattcatgcatctttgaaaagtagcaggagcattgcaCTGTCCGAATGGCATTCTCCTATAAGCAAAAGTACCGAAGGGACATTGGAAGGTTATCTTTTCCTGATCATCTGTGTGCACCGAAATATGGGAGAAAATTAAATAACCATCTAGATAGCAAAAGTGTGAGTGTGTtaagataatctttctagcatctGATCAATAAATGGCAAACGATAATGGTATTTACGAGTAGCTTTGTTTATCTttctaaaatcaatgcacattctataatcaGTAACAGCACGCTGGGCCAGAAGTTCATTTTTATCATTTGGAACCATAGTGATTCCACCCTTTTAGGCACACAATGAACATGACTTACCCATTTACTATCAGCTATGAGATAGATAATACCTGCCTCAGTGATTTTGATTACCTCTTGCCTTACTACTTCTTTCATTTTTTGATGAAGATGTTGTTGATAGTCAACAACAAGATTTGCATCTTCTCCCAAGTTAATTTTATGCATGCATAAAGCGGGGCTTATACCTTTCAAGTCATCCAGTGAATAGCCAATGGCTGGCCTATGAGCTCTCAGCATTTCAAGTAACTTTGTTTATTCTTCAATTGAAAGGCTGGCACTAATAATAAAAGGATACATTTTGTTCTCATCAAAGAATGCATATTTCATATCTTTAGGCAAATGTTTAAGTTCAAAActaggatcttcttttggtggggGTAATTCTCCTAGATCATCAGGTGGAATATGTAACTGTAGTTGTGCTAGTTGCTGAGATAGTATTTTTTCTAATACTTCTTTCACTTCATCACTAAATGGCTCATCCTGATTAAGTGCATATCTTTCTATCGCGTCCGATGAAGCGAATGCCACAGAAGCAAGAGTTTCCACTGTatcttttgaattttttttttctaaatgCTTATCAGTAAATTTTGAAAAGTTAAATTCTAGTCTTTCACCAACACATTTAATGAATACCTTCTCTTTTGGTAAACTTCAGCACCCATAGTATGTAAGAAtggtctacaaaatattataaggCAAAATGAATCTTGGGAGCAACGAATCACAATAAAATATGCTGGGTATTTGATATTTTCAACTAATACTTCAACATCTCTAACCATACCTAGAGGACAAATATACTCTTTATTAGCAAGTTGGATAGTTATATCTATCTCTTCCATGTGTATGGAAACAATGTCGAGCTTGATTTCAAGATATAGAGGATATGGTACCACACTTATACTTGCAACAATATCACATATACCATGATAACATGAAGTTCCAATAGCAAATGGTATAATAGGTTTACCAACTTTGGTGGTGTCACCTTGAATTACCTTGGTGGAATCTTCACATAGATAATCATCACAAGGAGTTTCTTCATTCAATTTTTTAACGGCCAAAATTTGATGCTAAACTTCAATTTGTTCATATGGTTCACTACATCTTCTAGCACTCTTGTTTGCAACAGTAGTGAGTAAATTTTCCTTTACCTGCTTGGATATGGAGGAGTTTCAACATATTCTTCAATTTTGACAGATGATACTTGATTAACCCGTTTCACTACTTTAGGAACAACTGTAGAGTATTTATAAGGCTCAACATAAACATCATATCCTTTTTAGGGACATTCAGATGGTTAGAAAAATATTTAGTAACTTCTACCAAAACATGAGGATGAAGGCCAAACCTATTACTTATCTCTTTAAATAATATAGTCGTAGAGAAGTTCTCTACACATCAATATTCATATTCAATGTAGGGTTCATTACCTTTATGAAGATCCCAAGCATCAGTATTTTTAGAAATGGTATCCAATAAGTCCTTTGCTTCTTTTTGAGTTCTATTAGTGAAACTTCCTTCAGATGAATTATCCAGAAAGTCGGTAAGATGTTGAGGTAATCTCACATAGAAATTGATTCTTACAAATGAGTTCattcaatctccccaagcttgagcaataATTTCTCCAACATGAAGCCAAAAGTTATAAATATGACATGATCATCATAAGCTTCTTTAGGAGTATAGTACTTGAGATAGAAAGCCTTCCTCAGATATTCCCAATCAAGGCAGTATTTATCATCCATAGATCTAAACCATATGCGAGCATTACCAGAAAGAGATAAATATAATAACTTCCTTTTAACTTCATCATGAGGAATACCAACAAGTTTAAATAGATAACATAGATCTTCAATGGAATGTAAATGCCCCATAGCAGTTTAGCTTCCATCCCCTGCAAAAGTTAGTTTCATAGCCTTTTTTGGCAATACCAATAGGGATTTGATATGCCACTTTTGGTTTAGGAGGGTTTTCAACCTTTTTCTCGACAACATGAACATATTCATATAGAGTTAGTTTCATATCCTCACGTCCTAAGAAAGCCATGATAAAACAAATACTAAATAGAAAAAACAATAGAAGTTTCCTTACCAAAGAACTTACCAATATCACGACGCTCCCCGGGCAACAGCGCTACAAGTGtcttgatggctcccaagtgcaggagatcagttgtagtacttttcaataaTAAAGGttcgaacccacgaggagctcAAGGTATTGGTTAGTAAGTTTGACAAGTAAAACAATAAAAGGGTGCAGTGGTTTTGGTGTTTTGGGTTTGTagtttaaaataaaataaagtactgaaaGTAAATAGAAACAAGTAAATGCTCTCAATGGGAGAAAGCCCAATTCTCTATGCAACAAGAGGAAAATatcaagtgtgtgtgtgtgtgtgtgcgtgaattTATATGTGAAAGCGTTCCCAAGGGTGGCATGTATTTACTTAGCATTtagatttctacacaacatggtgAATATCTTGTCAAGTTTCATTCCGTTAGGGTGGAGCCTAAATTAGGTGCAGCCGTAGATATGAGCAAATACACCCCTTATGATGGACCCTAGAGCCATTTTCATGAGAaagtataggaatcattaagacataaatatCCCACCATAGCAGTTAGTTCATTGGCCCCCGACATAAACTCCTCTAATGCAACTCGAAGTATTGGAAGATGGTTTCTTGTCATTCCGTCCCTTCCAACCCTCATAATTACATCATAGTGCAAccctatgagcccatataggtgaaTTAATATGCAGTCAACAttcgcataaaaccatcatagaaccACATCAAACTAGGTtaaaaacttgaccaaatactcattgcatATTATATGGAAATCATAGCCAATTCATCCTATGCCCTCAGGAACATGGGTATCTACTCACAAGTACCAAACATGACATGGATTAGAGGCATATGGATTACAACACAATCTAAAGATATAATATCTCCACCAAATAAACACAAGTTGCCAATCACAAACATGGAAATAACACTTAAACAATACATGGGGTTTAATCAATCACAAACTATGAGGGTATCGAGGTGGATCTTGGAGATGGAGATGGTgacgatgatggtgctgatggagAGGCCTCCCCCTATGCCATGGAGGAGTGGGGATGACGATGGCATTGTTTTCCCCCCTCACCGGAGGCTCTGGTGGTGCAGGATCTGCCCTCTCCTAgagtaggagaggactttcgcCTCCATCCCTCCTCTGTAAATCTTGGGAAAAACATGGCGTACATTTTCTAGCAAGGCAGAGGCATTTGTAAAAATGAGGGACCGAGACAACACTCGAGGCCAAGACGGGCCTAGGTGGCGCGCCCTACTGAGGAGGGCACGCCATCTGGTCCCATTTGGCCCTCGTGGCTCCCCTATCATGCTTCTTTGCCCACTGTCTTTCTCTTGATGAAAAACTGATCAAGtatttttttccttttatttttatgCGTCCAGAAGGTCACTGAAACAACAAAATACGAAAAAAGAGGTTTTCTCCCTCCAAGAAATTAAATACCAATGGATGGGACTTTGTAGGAAAATCCCATAAATCAActaaaaaggcataaataatgatGGATCGTGGCAAATATAATTCAAAACTAATCATATAAGTCACTATATTGACGATGTAAAATGCACGTATCAGTCACCCACCATAGGTTCCCGAGAGATGCGACGTGTCCCATCCCGGGAGTGCATGTCAACCACCTGGCGTACCGTCCATGCGCCGCCTGCTAGCTTTGATGCAGTGGAGGAGCGGTAGCCTCTGCACTGGTGGTGGAGGGTGCATGTCGTTAAGACGGATCGAGGGTGTCCCTTAGACACTGACCTGAGCACATGGGCTTTGGGCAGCGATTTTCCCTCACTGTCGGTGGCGTCGTTGGCTGCCACTTGCGTTGCATGCACAACCCTTTGTGGTTTCCCCTTATACAATATAAAAGCAGGAACTAGTGCTGATAGGAAAAAATAGAGGGTGTTCTTTGGAGAGGAGAAGGTATTTTTTAGAGAAGAGAGGCTTGGAGGAAGGAGGGAAAAAGGCTGTATCGGAGGCGAAAGGAGAGGGAGTCTCAGCTCCGTGTGTAAGTTGTTCATCTATCAAGAAGATTGGACAACCTTTTTGTTTTAATCATGCTAActcgaaagaaaaaaaaggaatttTGTTTACAAAAAAGCATGCTAACTCGGAAGACAACCTAGGGGTTTCGCATCTTGCGCCCTAAACACCTAGGGGAAAATTTTGGTGTGTTCGTATTTTGCTTGATCCCATTTGTAGCGCCTAGTGCCCACTTGCTGAATAAAAAAGGGGGTGCAAACCCTCGGTATCCTCCGTCTCATGAACACAACACATATGTATGTAACTTTTTAGGTTTTCTTGGCCTATTATCGTCTCTTTGTCTTGTTAAggctattttttttctttcttctgtgTTTGCCATTATCAATTTGGAGGAAAGTATTCAGTATTATCCCCACCCTCTTGAATATATTTAACCTTCGCCCTTGGCGCCCCTCCTCCCACCTCAGCTTGGTGAGCTCATCTTGAACATCGCGCATAGACTTCCTTTCATTGTCGGGAAGAGGAGTTGTTTCGGCCTAAAGATCAAGTATGTCAATAATACTAAGTAAATGTTCTTTCTCAATTCTGTAAGAGCCACTCAATTTGTTTGCCCAACCACTGAGGTATTGTCGGATGTGTCAAATTTTATTTTGCAAACTTCAATAGGATTATCTCCTCGAGTTATCATATTCCACTCCCTAGCCACCATCTAAAAAAACACCTTCTTGTTTTAACCATGCTAATCGAAAGAAAAAACAAATTTGTTTCCCAAAAAAACATGCTCCCCCGAATCAATAAGGAGTGGTGAGAGCCTTCACCGACACTAGAGGAATTTTTCTCCCATTCAATGCTAGCCAGGATCCTATCAAACTTCTCATAAGTTGGATTATGTTGTCTATTAGCCCATGTGAATTGCCTTCCCAAGAGAGATATTTCTCTCAAGTTCAGACTCTCAATAATAGCATTGAAAATAAAGGGTCACCGGGCATTAAAATTTTCATTGTTCTTTTCTTCTTTACGCTTTATAATAGTGAAAACTCTTGTTGAAAGGTGAAAATAGTTTGGCTCTGAAAGCATTAAGAACATCATACTCCTACTAAATTGTAATGCTATTTGACTCCCAGGGTGCATAAATTTATTTTGCACCCAACATAATTTTATGTTGTTACACTCATAAAATTATGTTTTTTATACAAATAATTACGTTCATGTTGACTCGCAATAAAAAAATGACATAACCACACATTGTATCAGTTATTACAGTggaaaaaacaccaaaaatatgtaTTTTACGTCATATTTCTGTACGTCACGTAATTTTATTTACTTTTGACATGTCTATTTTTTTCTTATGTTCTGTTCCACTACCGAAGTAACAAAAAAATTGTGTGACGTAAAAATCATTTACGGTTGCAAAGATAGAGGGTGGGTGTAGAATAACTATTCTGCAGCCTGGGGGTCAAATAGCGCAACTCCTATACCATATGACTATACATCTTGTTTCAAGCATGTACAGTTTCTAAACAATTTTATGGAGGGTTTTTATGCATAATATACATACATATCTTTCTACATGAGGCCAGGGGTCTTCCTCCTTCAATAATAAAAAATCTTATGCAAGATCCATTTCTTGCAACTCTAAACAATAAACACCAATTTCCGCAACGTAGGCGCTACACTGTTCACTGAAGACTTTGATCAAGAGAAGAGACGAACTTTCAAAATCATCTGGTATGTCGGCATTCAATAGACTAGTGTGTATATATGCTCCTCTAAACGTGAGCACATGTTCTCTTCACAATGCATTGATGGTACTGGAGATGAACCACTTCGGCCAGATGACGATTAATCACTCGTCCTCTTCTGGATGTGATTGTATAACGTTTTTCTCCTTTTTCTCCTCAGTGCACTCCTGTCGGCACAACCGTCATACATGATGGCTACAAACATAAAATATCATTTGTTGACCATGCTATTAAATTAAGAAACTCATAATTTATGTTGGTCACTATGTACAATTACGTACTTAAACCATGTTTTTTTTACAATTCTATCAACTAGACGTTCATGATAATGCAAACAAACTGCATTCTTACACTGGTTTTTTCCTGTCTTTTGTGCTCATCCAACGATCAGCCTCTCGCGCCAAGCTCTTGTGAAATGGGTGCTTACTAGCTCCAGCTAGCAGATAAGAAGACATCAAAAAGTGGGAGCACATTGGATTCAAATGAGTTACATGTGATCTTAGATACTTGTATGTTCTATAAAGTTTTTTTTTATATTGGTTGATTTGTATAACCGTAGTTTAAGATTTTTTTCCTATGTTTTGGCAATTATCCGTTGTAAATATTTTTAACTGCAAGTGGCTTTAACTTGCATGTACCACGGCACCAAAGTTGCAGCCTTGATATAATGTACAATTATTTTTTAGAATGATACAATAGTTTCTAGTGTGTAAGTAATATATGGTTGAGGTGGACGAGGATGGGATGTTGTCCCGGtttttttggaaaaaaaatcGTTCTTGCACCGTGCATTCTCTACTCCCGGCAGGCCCAAATCCAGCATGGCCCCACCACTGCACCGACACATGGTCCTATCGGTAGAGGCGGATATGTGAGAGAACGGGGCTGAGATGCGACACATGTTCGACAGAGGCTACGGGTGGTAGATGCATGCAGTTCAGCCGTCATTGGTTCACCGGCGGCAAGGAAGAACTAGGGTGTGGGGAGAAAGTGTGATGACGTTGTCGTTTCACGTATATATGCAAGCCGTACAACACTAGGGTACACTTTAAAATTGAACTAAAATGATGATGTCATCCAAATCTGTTAGTTCATTTTTAAAACCAAAGAAGGTAGAGGGTATCCTAATCTTGGCCCACTTGCATCTCTAGTTTCGCGGTAAAAAACAAAAACGCGCAGGTGACCGCTAGTTACCCTGGCACTTGGATATACTTATAGAAATTTGTAGTGACCTAGAAATAAACAATCTCCTTTTTTGCATGTAATATTTATTTCATTCAAAGAATTATTCTAAAAACCAGTTAATATTAAGTAGATAGAGCATCCTAAACAATTCGACAATCCACTTATAGGAACTCTATCATAAAAAATGGAGCAAAAAATAGaggaaaagaacaagaaaggaaaAAAGATGAGAGAGAAAAGGGACCCAACACTGGAAAAAGACTTCATTTTTCTATTCCAAGTCTCTTCCCCATCTCTGCTTCTTCGCTTCTTCTCCTGCACAGTCCACACTGTTCATCTCCTCTTCgatccccaaatcccaagctgacCAACCAAACCCGCGTCCGGCATGGAGTGGACGGCCTCGAAGCCCACCCCGTCCTCCTCGCCTCACCTCCTCTGGGACTGGGCCGACGCCGCCGCGCCGGGCTCCTCGGGCGAGGCAGCAGGAAGGCGCGGGAAGGAGAAGCGGGCCAAGGTGGCGGTGGGGGAAGAGggaagcggcggaggaggaggaggtggaggaaacgCAAGGTGCCAGGTGGAGGGCTGCGGCGTCGAGCTCCGCGCCGCGAAGGAGTACCACCGGAAGCACCGCGTCTGCGAGGCCCACACCAAGTCTCCccgcgtcgtcgtcgccggccaggAGCGCCGCTTCTGCCAGCAGTGCAGCCGGTGGGTGTTTCCTGACGTTCCGAGTTTGTTCGCCGGAGTCGTGTTCTTGCACTCTGTTTGGCTCCTCGCCGGAGCTGCGCTTTTCCCGTCCTTCCGATTGCTCTCTATTCAAAGGTTCTCAAGCTCGCACCTTTCTGCGATTGCTTTTGCGCGACTTTGCGTGTGCCTCTCATTCCTGGAATTTCCGAAGCGCAGAGCTTCAACAAGCTCGTACCTATTCTTTAAATTCACCCGATTCCTTAAACCAGGATGCATCGCGCTATGCTATAATTGCGTGCTTAGTCGGCTGATTAATCCGTGCAAGCTTCTGTCTTTTGTGTATCTCACAATCTTGGTGCTTTTTAGTCTTCTGGTTACATCGTGTTCGTACGGCTTGTTTCCCGATTTGGGAAGCGAAGATGCTTCCTTCCCATGATTACATAGTACTGTCTACCTGCGGAGAACCGTACTACGGAGTACATGGGTGAATGGTTGCGCAATGCGTGTTTCCGGTTTTGGCATGGCACTTGTCCTGTGCCTGTGCAGTTTTGGAATGAAATTCTGTTGTGCAGTGGCTACTGTGATTCAATTACTGTGTGAAGATTTATCTTCTGTGTATAGTTTTGGATGGCGATTAGCACTATATAAGTAGCTTATGTAGTGTGTGGTTTTGCTGATTGCTTGGGTTTTGGTGATCAAGGTTCCATCCACTGACGGAGTTTGACCTGAAGAAGAGGAGCTGCCGGAGGCGACTGTCGGATCACAATGCTCGGCGCCGGAAGCAACAGCCAGATGCATTCTCCTTTGCACCGGCAAGGCTGCCATCATCGTTGATATTTGGTAATTTATCCATACATTAAGTGGGTAATTATGCAAGATTTGCAACAGCGAAAAATCCTTGCTTGTCTCATAGCACTAAGATTTCTGTTTTATGCTATTTAAGTTGAACTTATTCATGAAATTGAGTTTGATCTAGGCATGGGTTTCAGCTTTCGTTTATACCGTGATTAGTCAGAAATTGTCTTCAGTAAGTCTTGTACGTTCTTATATCGTTTGTCAAATTAAATACTTTTGTTATTTCTCATTACAGATGATAGACGGCAAATAAGTTTTGTTTGGGACAAAGCTCCGCTTAGCCATGTAAGGCCGTTTGCCATTTCTCCATGGAACAGCCCGTCTGACTTCAAGCTCCCACAAGTAAAGGAAATAAGAGAAGTATCAATCAATGGACAAGAAAATCTGGATAAATCTCGTCTACCTCATGCTGTTCCAACACTGAGTCATGACATAGATGGGCTATTATCAATGAAAGGTATCGTTTGTCAATCATTTTCTTGCTATTGCTGAAATGTTGACATCAATGAAGAAACTGCATGCAATCTGTTTTCTTAGGTGCTTCAGCGTATTTGCCTATGTAGAAAGTGTTAGATGTTTGAATTGCAAGATTCCAAAAAAAGTGCACATAGGGAAAATGTAGGAATCATTCTAAGTGATTTGAGTCAATGGAAATTCCTTTTGAAATGGAGTACACCCATAGGAAAAAAACTCATATGGATTACAAATCCTGCAAACCAGGACCAGCATAGGAAAATTTCCTGAGTATTACAATTGTATAAAATTCCTAAGAAAATCCTTTCAATCAAAGATGCAAAACTCTGGTCCAAAAGGGTCCGACCCACTCAAACTTAGGGAGATACTTGTTGGCCTTGACTCATCGGTATGACATGCGGATCTTACAAGGCAAAACTCACTTTGAACTCCTGCTTCTCACCAGCATTTATAGCTTCGAAACAGGATTTACATGTAGGAACTCTTCTCTGGAAATTTGTCCCCTGGAaaaaatatcatcattgatagatGTGGTTGTAAATCTTGGGTCGAATGGTTCATAAGAAATCGTCTTGGATCCAAATTAGTGATGGAAGGATCTAAGAATCAGGAAAAAAAATGATTAAATGAAATGGAGTCTTAGAGAAAAAGAAAGGCTTATGCAATATTATGGGACAACATTTGTGCTTTGTAGAGTTGTTCTGCCTGCATTAGTTTGACTTAAGTTCTTTTTTCTGCTCCTGACGAGCTACATCATAATTTTCCGCTGACGGCTTTAACTACCATATTATATTTGAATAACTTGCACCTGGATTTTTTGTATAGCTGATACGTATAGTTCCACAGTTACGTTAGTCCTGGACATCCAAAATTTGATACAAAAATTCTCCTAATCATCGCACATTTGAAGCTACAAAATCTGTAGATCTTAGATAATATACAGAAATCAGCTTAGGaactccaaaattttgacatctCCATTCTCGAAGGTCCATAATACAGTAGTAAATAATGGACTGCTGAGTTTCATGCTCCAACCAATTAAACCAAAAGCTTAAGCTGGCCAGGAAAGGTGGGCCATATACTGGTATTTCAACATGGGGAACGAGTTACATACTACCAAATGTACCGCAGTTTGCTTGCCAGCAGTACTGCTCAATAGTTCAAATGCATATGAACCACACGCTTTGCATTTATCTTTTCAGATATCTCTGCTACCAATACTTGGATGTTCTTCACTGGCCATTCTTTGATGAGAGAATCCTTTCAATTCATTGATTGACTGACTGATAGATCGATTTTGCAGGTCCGGACTCATCTTTATCTGCTTCAAAATTAGGTGGAGCACCGGATCTTCAGCGTGCTCTCTCTCTTCTGTCAGCTAGTTCTTGTGGATTACCTGATCCTATACTGCAAGCATCTTGCCTCGTCCAGTTCACCGGTGCCAGCCAAAACAGCAGGGCCCTGCCTCCGTCACATGGAGGGAGCTCTGCGTCGGCGTCCTTCGTCGAAGGGCACCAGCCTATGGCACCGTCATCTCAGCTTGTCCGTTTTACCTTAGACGGCAGCAGCAATGGCTACGAGTCCACTTTCTTCGGTCTAAACCCGATGAATTGATGTGTGAAACGGATGAGCCATTGCTGAGTTAGATCAGCAGCAAGAGCTTATGCAAGAACTGCTCCTATCAACCTACTGGAGTGCTAATGTTACCTATATACTATTCTACAACCCTGCTGTCAATTGTTGATTTCTTTTGAAAGTCTTACTGATAAATCTGGACATGAGTTGTCTCATGATGTGTTGACTATAATTTTTTTGCTCTCCCTGATCAGCCATTGCGCTTGTAATTTCCATTGGTATTGCAGCAAATAACTAGAACAGGTGTATGATGATGTGATATTCGTTGTGCAAATAAAACCCAATTGTCTTGTTGTGAAGTGAGAAAAGAACAGCCCAATTGGACTTATCCTCAATTTAAATTACGATTATTCTATTCTCTCTAGAAACGTGAGCACACATACATCAAAACAGATTAATCATATAATTTCAGGTAAAGAAAACGATCTTGTCTCCTGAGAGCAAACAAATCAGACAGCTCGTACACAGAGATGCAGAACCGTCTTGCCCGTGTTGTTGATATAAATCTCCCTGGATCAGGCCAGTATGTGGCTGATATTGAGTCAGAAGTCAGAACAGCTCAACAAGGTGTGGAGTCCAAATAGAAACCGCCAGCCCACTTGCACTTTGTTAAAATTTCTCAAACAGCATCAACACTTTGGAACATAAATTTGGACCAGGTGACAGTGACTGATTCAATTGGCAGGTGACCAACCAAGTAGGAATCATATGAAATCTGGGGCATGCAAACAATGGCAGGCACTACAATCTCCAAATAACAAGCACCGAACAAGGCCAAAATAAAGATTAATACTGAAGGTGCAGATGAGGAGCAGAAACTTGGGTTACTAGAAGAGCAAATAAAAATTATATTAACATATGAAAGCTCCATTAGATCTTGTTAGCATACACAGCGACATTGATATTTCAGAAGAGATTACATTTACTTGAGGTGTGCAACTTACACAAGACAGAATGCACACTGATAAAGCCTACTAGGCACCACTGAATTCAATGAGATCGCCTCATTCTCGATTCTTCCCTGCTTTTGTTCTCTAATCCCCGGTGCGATCATCTACCCTGCTATAATCTCAGTCGGTGGTCATGGGTTCAGCGACACAGCAGCGGAAGCGTCCTTTACGGACATGGCTCATGACCTCCACCTCCGCGTTCTCGAGCATGCTGACGATCTCAGTAAATGGTGGGCGGACCTCAGGGTTCGCGTCCCAGCAGCGCATCATGATGTGGCTCAGGCAAGGTAGGCAATCTTGTGGGATCACGGGACGAGCACCCTTGTTTACGACAGCAAAAGCAGCCTGAACTGCTGTCATGTTTGTGAAAGGAAGCATGCCAGTTATAAGCTCCCACAGGACGATCCCGAAGCTGTAGACATCAACTTTATGATCGTAAGGTCGATGCTGAATCatttccctgcacacaaacaatacAAACCACTAGCTCATGAACGAGGCTTTGCAGCACCCAGGCACGAGAGTGCCCGgattttaaaaaaaatcgaaaTTTGTACTTTTGAATTTCAGAAAATCATTTTTTCCACTGATACCTACACATATGTTTAAAGGAATTCTATTTTGGGCTATAGAAACAAAAAAAATGTGGCTGTATATATGAATAAAAACTCATATTTTTagccaaaatttgtctttttcctGTAGCCCTTTTTTACGAAAATTGCGTCCACAGAGGATATGTATACCTAATTACAAAAATACACTTTTTCGGTAGCCCCAAAAAATTGCCAACTCAGAAATACCTCGATTTGGATTATGTCGAACCATACTTTGTATAGACAAGAGACTGGAACCATGTTACAATAGAAATCATTTCAGGGATGCAACAGAAGGCTGTTAG includes the following:
- the LOC127308008 gene encoding squamosa promoter-binding-like protein 4; this translates as MEWTASKPTPSSSPHLLWDWADAAAPGSSGEAAGRRGKEKRAKVAVGEEGSGGGGGGGGNARCQVEGCGVELRAAKEYHRKHRVCEAHTKSPRVVVAGQERRFCQQCSRFHPLTEFDLKKRSCRRRLSDHNARRRKQQPDAFSFAPARLPSSLIFDDRRQISFVWDKAPLSHVRPFAISPWNSPSDFKLPQVKEIREVSINGQENLDKSRLPHAVPTLSHDIDGLLSMKGPDSSLSASKLGGAPDLQRALSLLSASSCGLPDPILQASCLVQFTGASQNSRALPPSHGGSSASASFVEGHQPMAPSSQLVRFTLDGSSNGYESTFFGLNPMN